The sequence below is a genomic window from Mycobacterium sp. Aquia_216.
CTACCGACGAGTCTGACCGAATGATCCCCGATCTGCTGGATCAGCGACTCACTGAAGACATCCTGGCCGGCGGCCTTCCGATCGCCGTGATCGCGACGTTGGGCACGGTCAACACCGGCGCTGTCGATCCGCTCGAACAAATCGCCGGCGTATGTGAACGCCACGACGTGTGGATGCATGTCGACGCCGCCTACGGTGGGTCAGCGGTCCTACTGACCGATGTTTGGCCGCGGGAAAAGGCTGCGCTCAGGGCGGCGGACAGCATCGCCGTCGACCCGCACAAGTGGCTCTACGTCCCTGTCGACGCTGGGCTGCTGATGTTCTCCGATATGGCGGTGGTGCGCGACACGTTCAGCTACGTGCCTGACTACCTACGTAGTGGCGGTGACCCCGACGAACCGGTCTGGTTCTCCGAATTCGGTCTGGAGCAGACCCGACCATTCCGCGCACTGAAGGTATGGATAACCCTCAAACACTTGGGACGACAACGGCTCGGGGAGTTGATCAGTCGTGACATTGCCGTCGCCGCGGCTCTCGCCCGCGCAGTCGAAGAGTCTCCCGACTTCGAGCTGCTTGCTCACGGATTGTCTGTTGTCTGCTTTCGCCACCGGCCTTCTGGGATGCCGGCCAGCGCGCTCGACGACCACAATCAAACCGCCCTAAGACACCTTCAGCAGCGCGGCCACGCATTCATCGCCGGCACCCGCGTCGGCGATCAGTTCGCACTGCGCGCCTGCGTCGTCAACCCTGCGACCACAACCGCCCATACCAACGCGCTGCTGGATGAGATCCGTGCTGCCGCAGCAAGCTGTCCCCCTGCCCCAACTTGATCTTTCCACCCCGCGCGGCTGGTCAGTATGGGCGAACGTCGCTGGCAGGGCATGATTGATACGTGCGCCTTTTCACGGTCGATTGCTTCAGCGACCGGCCCTTTGCGGGCAATCCCAATGCAGTCTGCCTGCTGGACTCAAAATGGCCGAACGATCAGTGGCTGCAACAGGTGGCCGCCGAAATAAACCTGCCTGCCACAGCCTTCGTCCGCCCAGCGCAGCCTCATCCAGAATTGCGATGGTTTAGCCCGCATACCGAACTTGCGCTGTGCGGCAGCGGCACCCTGGCCGCAGCACACATCCTGTCCGAGCTAGGGGAGGACTGTGCGACATTGGTTTTCTCCACCCGCGCCGGCGCGCTCGGCGCGCACCAAGAATCTGATCAACGCATCACATTGGATTTTCCCGCCTACGATCCCCGGCCTGTCCCGATTTCGTCGAGACTCGTTGATGCGCTTGGTGTTAGCCCCCGAATAGCGGCACGCGGCCAGCACGACTTGCTGGTTGAATTGGATTCCGCGCACGAAGTACGCCGCCTGATGCCCGATTTTGCCGCGTTGGCCACGCTTGATGCGCGCGGCCTGATCGTCACGGCGCTCGGCGGCAATGACAGCGACTTCGTCTCTCGCTTTTTCGCACCGGCCGCAGGCATCAACGAAGACCCAGTCACCGCCTCCGCGCACTGCACCCTGGGCGCCTATTGGTCGACGAAACTGAACAAGACCACGATGATCGGCCACCAAGTTTCAGCGCGCGGCGGCCGCGTCGACGTGCGGCTGCGCGGCGACCGGGTCGACCTCACCGGACGAGCCTTAACCGTCACGCGTGGAGCGCTAGTCATCTAACGCAAATAGGTTGCGGCGAAGGCGCTTTCCTGTAGATGGCACTCCCATGCTCAGAAGTCCGGTAGCGGACAAAGCGGTGTCAGTCCCCCGGCGGGGGAGGAGGTCCTGGACAACGACGCCGCCAGGCATCCGTCGACGAGCTCGTCTATGATTCATCCAATGAATCATCCTGCGGTAAGCGCCACGATCGCCAGGACAGGTCGAACATTACTGATAGACAATGCGTTCCATGTTGAAGCAGTCTTATCGGTGTGCGCAGAGCAATCAAACATGTTGGCGTTCAACATGATAACGAATATGCAGACTTTAAGGCGACATAACGTCGATTATCGGCACTGAATTAAGGTCGTCATGGGGTCCGAATTCAGGTACGATCGAAACTCATGAGAATCATATCGGTCACCGAGGTCAAGGCCAAGATCAACGAGTACGTCGACGCGGTCCGGGACACTCGTGACCAGATCACGATCACCAAAAACGGCGCTCCGGCCGCCGTGCTGATCGGCATCGACGAATGGGAATCCACCCAGGAGACCTTGCACTGGCTGTCTCAGCCCGACTTGGTGGATTCGGTGCAACAATCCGAGGCCGACATTGCCGCCGGCCGAACCTATGACGAGGACCAGATTCGAGCCAAATACCAGGTCCCTCGGCGGCCGCGCTGAGGTGGCCAAGCCCGGCCGCGGTTACGTAACTGGATTCACCGCAACAGCCAAACGCGACCTCGACAGGTTGCCGCCACGGATCCTGGCGGCCGTAATCGAATTCGCCTTCGGCGACCTGGCCTGCGAACCACGGCGCGTCGGCAAGCCGCTCGGGCGCGACCTCGCCGGTCACCACGGCGGCCGACGCGGGCCCTACCGACTCCTCTACCGCATCGATGACGAGACGCAGACGATCTGGGTCCACCGTGTTGACCATCGCGCCTACGTCTATCGGCCGCCAGCAAACCGATAATTCGTCACATGACGAAACTATGAGCGTGCGAGTGGTCAGGTGAGGTGAGCCCGGTCCCGAACAATCCTCGGATTTAGTACCAGTACGGTACCATAACCAATGGTACCGTACTGGTACCTAGCGATTTGGAGCCCGTTATGCCGGCGTTGAATGTGGATTTTTCCGATGAGGAACTGGCTGTCGTTCGATCCGCTGCCAGCAACGCGGGCGCGTCGATGCGGGCCTTCGCGAAGCAAGCAATTCTCGATAAGGCAGTTGATCGAACTGGCCGAATACATGCCCTTGGCCAGGAGATCGCGGAGCGGTCGGCCGAGTTGAATCGCCGATTGGCGTGACTGAATACCCAGCGGCCGATGAGGTGTTGATCGTGGCGGAGTACGCCTGCGGGTTCCGCCCTCTGGTGAGAGATCCGGGTCTATTTGAGTCAAGTCTGATGCGCCCAGCAGCAACAGTTTTCGGGACCGATGCGTATCCTTCTGTGTGGGATAAGGCGGCAGCGCTGCTGCACTCATTCGTGACGACGCAGTCGCTGGCAGACGGGAACAAGCGGACGGGTTGGGCTGCATGCTGGCTTTTACTTGGCCTCAACGGGCACCGGTTATCTTCCACCCTTGACGTCGACGCCGCCGAGAAGTTCGTGCTCGCTATCGCTGACGGCGAACTGAGTTGGGAGCAAATCGCAGCTCGACTATCCGACTTCGCAGAGTGACGTCAGAGATTGGTGAAGAGCAAAGGAGTACATGACGTTTCGACCCCGGCAAGACGCAACCCCGCGAAGATCGGTTCCGTAGTCTCCGACCGTGTCCAGCTGCCCTGATCCCGTTGTAAGGTGCAGATTTATGCCGCTGACTGAGCATTCGCAGTTCGCTGGCTACACCGTGGTGCGTCTGCTCGGCGCCGGCGGCATGGGGGAAGTGTATTTGGCCCGCCATCCCCGCCTGCCCCGCTACGAAGCCCTCAAGATCCTGCGGACCGACGTCTCGGCCGACCCCGACTACCAGCGGCGGTTCAACCGCGAGGCAGACCTGGCCGCCAACCTGTGGCACCCCCACATCGTCGGCGTCCACGACCGCGGTGAATTCGACGGGCAGCTTTGGATCGCAATGGATTACGTCTCGGGCACCGATCTGGCCGCGCTGCTGCGAACCCGGTATCACGCCGGCATGCCCAGCGGCGATGCGATCACCATCATCACTGCCGTGGCCGAAGCGTTGGACTACGCTCACCATCGCGGCTTGATGCACCGCGACGTCAAGCCCGCCAACATCATGATCAGCGGGCCCGACGAGGCAGGCGGACCCCGAACGTTGCTCAGCGACTTCGGGATTGCCCGCGCTCTCGACGAC
It includes:
- a CDS encoding pyridoxal phosphate-dependent decarboxylase family protein — encoded protein: MRRPPRHRIDARASESWSAAGVSEDSLWDEVRDAIVPFPFGNGHPRFSAWVNSPPHPLAAMAAGVAAAMNPSVAGGNHAAVHLEHQVVRWFCELLGWPLAAGGQLVSGASAAALTALTVARHRAAAGIGVDDRRLGLTGLERRPLIYATAQAHSCHTKAVEALGIGSANIVQIPTDESDRMIPDLLDQRLTEDILAGGLPIAVIATLGTVNTGAVDPLEQIAGVCERHDVWMHVDAAYGGSAVLLTDVWPREKAALRAADSIAVDPHKWLYVPVDAGLLMFSDMAVVRDTFSYVPDYLRSGGDPDEPVWFSEFGLEQTRPFRALKVWITLKHLGRQRLGELISRDIAVAAALARAVEESPDFELLAHGLSVVCFRHRPSGMPASALDDHNQTALRHLQQRGHAFIAGTRVGDQFALRACVVNPATTTAHTNALLDEIRAAAASCPPAPT
- a CDS encoding PhzF family phenazine biosynthesis protein, with translation MRLFTVDCFSDRPFAGNPNAVCLLDSKWPNDQWLQQVAAEINLPATAFVRPAQPHPELRWFSPHTELALCGSGTLAAAHILSELGEDCATLVFSTRAGALGAHQESDQRITLDFPAYDPRPVPISSRLVDALGVSPRIAARGQHDLLVELDSAHEVRRLMPDFAALATLDARGLIVTALGGNDSDFVSRFFAPAAGINEDPVTASAHCTLGAYWSTKLNKTTMIGHQVSARGGRVDVRLRGDRVDLTGRALTVTRGALVI
- a CDS encoding type II toxin-antitoxin system Phd/YefM family antitoxin is translated as MRIISVTEVKAKINEYVDAVRDTRDQITITKNGAPAAVLIGIDEWESTQETLHWLSQPDLVDSVQQSEADIAAGRTYDEDQIRAKYQVPRRPR
- a CDS encoding type II toxin-antitoxin system RelE family toxin, with amino-acid sequence MAKPGRGYVTGFTATAKRDLDRLPPRILAAVIEFAFGDLACEPRRVGKPLGRDLAGHHGGRRGPYRLLYRIDDETQTIWVHRVDHRAYVYRPPANR
- a CDS encoding type II toxin-antitoxin system death-on-curing family toxin; protein product: MRPAATVFGTDAYPSVWDKAAALLHSFVTTQSLADGNKRTGWAACWLLLGLNGHRLSSTLDVDAAEKFVLAIADGELSWEQIAARLSDFAE